The genomic window AAATGAGAATTGATTCTTGAAATGCAGTTTGTTGTTTCCGTGAATATTTTCGCActtgaggaaaatgataaaaagtgtttatatatatatatatatatatatacacatatacatatatatacatatatatatatacatacatatatatatatatatatatatatatatatatacacacacatatacatatatatacatatatatatatacatacatatatatatatatatatatatatatatatatacatatatatacatatatatatatatatatatatatatatatatatatatacatatatatatatacatatatatacatatatatatacacacacacacacatatatatatatatatatatatatatatatatatatatatacacacacatatatatatatatatatatatatatatatatatatatatatatatacacacacatatatatatatatatatatatatatatatatatatacatatatatatatatatatatatatatatatatatatatatatacatatatatatatacacatatatatatatatatatatatatatatatatacacatatatatatatatatatatatatatatatatatatatatatatatatacacataaaggacAATGCCTTTGtctatgacaatataataatctGAATGCATCTATTTTCCGGATCACAAAAGGATAATCTCCGTCTGATCCCGAGCCTGACTCACACCACAAAGAACATGACGTCAGAGCAGAGGCGACGACGTACCTGACCCTCTGCCGGTGAGGTGGACGATGAACCCGGTCAGGCCAGAAGACCCGACCACGCCAGACCCGGACCTCTGGCCGAGCGAGGAGGGCCTCTTGACCCCGTGGGACGCGTAGCCCGAGGAGGATCCGGAAGCCTGGCCGCTCGAGGTGAAGGCGAAGAGGGATCCCTGGGAGCCGGACGCCGAGAAGTGGGCGCCGACCTGTGAGTCATGGCTGCCGCTGGAGGAGAACGGGCTGCCGGTGGCTGCGTTGCGGCTGTCTGAAGGTGAAAGCTGGACGCTCGAGTCAGACTTGAAGTGGCCGTCTGTGGTCGAGTCGTATGTGTCGAAGGACGAGGATTGGTCTTCTGTTGCTGAGTCGGTGCTGTCAAGAACTTGGCTGTTAATAGATGTGAACTGTGTGTTCGATGAGTCAAAGTTGTTAGATGGAGAAAACTGGTTGGATGTAGAGGGAAACTGGTTGTCATAGTCATCAGATGAAGAGTATTCATTGTCTGTTGATGAGAACTTGTTGACTGAAGACGAAAACTCTCTGTCTGCAGCTGAGTCTGATGAGAATTGATTGTCTGCTTCATGGTTGTCAGAGGAAGACAATTGGTTAATTGTGGATGACAACTGATGAAATTGGTTGTCTGCAGCCGAAGGCATCATAATCAGCAGATGATGAAAACTGGTTGTCTACAGGTGAATCATAGTCATCTGATGAAAACTGGTTGGCAGCAGAAGAAAAATGACTTCCTGAAGACAAAAATTGGTTACCTCCAGTTGAAAATTGGTTATAGTTATCGCTGTCAGACGATAATTGACTTTCGTCTGTGGAAAATTGGTTGCTAGCAGACAGAAATTGGTCGGCTGACGAAGTTTGGTCAGAGTCATGGTCAACAGTAAGTGAAAAAAGATCTTTGTCGTCTGTATAGTTGTCTGTTGAGAGAAGTGGGTTATTTGCTTCGGTTCCATGGATATCTGGAGCATGAATAGCAGTAGAAGAGAGATGGTCATTCGTAAGTGAGTCATGGACATTCACATCAAAATTTTGTGAATCTGTAGATGAAAAGTCAAAAGGTTTAGCTGCTCCTTGGACTCCTGTAGTTAAATCTTGATTGTCAACAAGCAAGTCATAGTCCTCATCGACTGATGAACCAAACTTGATAAAAGCTGTACTATGAATACCGGTGGTTGGATCTTGGTTATCAATGATTAACCCATGGTTGTTGCCAGACGACAAACCAGGATGTGCAGTGGCTGAATCTCTCTCAGTGTCTTCGTGGAATCCTCCAGTTCCCGCAGTTACTCTGTTGACATTACCCTGATTTGAATCCGATGTCGCAGAAGCTGTAATATCTAATGTAAGTCCAAAGGATGGTTCTGTTGTACTAGGACCAAGAATGTCATAATTGTGTCCAGACTGTGCTTCTTCTATGCCATGTTGCAAATCATGGGTTAAGTGTTGCCCTCCAGTAGCAGAACCATGGGTGTCACCGCGATGACCCTGGCTTGAATCTCGCGAATTTGAAAGAAAATCGTTGAAATCACCAGAATTTTCCTGTACATCAGAAACAGAAGTAAAGATACCCTGGGGGATGTCAAGTGCTGCTTCTTGTGTGTCGTAATCAGCACTGCCACCTGGAAGGTTAGTCTGGAAACTCTGATCCTCAGTAGTAATGGAAGGACTGAGAGCAGCAGAATGGAGGCCAAAGAATCCATGCGTTTCAGCAGAAGAGTTGTGGATATTGCTTTGCTCGTCTCCAAAAGTTCTTTGAACACCTGGAAGGGCTATCTGACACCGACTCAGAACCTGATGCCAATTCTCTTGTGTTATGGCTGCCTGATTTTAATGCATGTATATCAACAGAAGCATCAGAGATCCCAGAATGGGTGTTTGGTTGTTCACTGTAGGAAGATTCCTGTGTATCATAATCTTGATTAAGAGAGAAGCCAGTATTAAACTGGAAGTCAGGTGCTGATGTCCCTGAACCACTCAATGAAAAATCAGATTGAACACCAGAAGAGGGTACTTCGGCCTGCACTGAAGAATCGCTTGTTCCAACTTGGAATCCAGTTGATGGCAGGTGACTTTGTGGTGCAGGAAGATCGCCAGCAGATGAAGGAAAAGGTGGGAATGCTGGTTTTGTTACTACAGGGGAAGTAGACAAGAGTGTAGTGgagtcatcattatgataatcataatcaaactGGGAAGCAGATGGTGAAGCTGGTACATCACTTGAGATTGGTGCTTGAGTGCTAGAGAAGAAACTGTTAGTGGCACTTTGATATTCACTTGATGACCCAGTCTTTGAAATGGAACTACCGGTGCCTGCTGCAGATCCAACAGTGGCACTTGCAAAATGATTTGTGTTGGATGGGAAGCCAAAGCTAGAAGCTTGAGGGGTGTCTTGGAGTCTGAAAGAAGCTTCCTGGTTTTCGGCATCAGAAACATCAGATTTCAGCAGAAATTCAGGTTTCTGAGCCTCATTTGTTTGCTGAAAATTCAAAAAGTCTGTAGTGATAGCACCTGAATCTTCATTCTCACTTTGATAATCGAATGAGGGTTGCTGTAGGCCAGTTGATGGAGTGTCTTGGGTTGACTGGAAGTTATATTCTATACCTTCAGTTCTGGAATGGGAATCTTGGGACTGTTGACCATCAGTCAAGCCGTGTTTGTCATTCTGGTGTCTCTGTGATCCAGTTTCAAGTTGAATAGAGGGATCCTGTGTCCCTGTAGAGTGGTCGAAATGATCCTTTTGAAATCCATCTAAAGGTAAATCGAAATCACTAGGAGTGACAGTAGTGACGGCCTCCTGAGTATCAGGTTGAAAACTCACAGTGCTCGTCTGGAAATGAAAAGATGCAAAGCCAAATTCTTTGTCACTTAGCAGTTCTTGAGTATTTCTTGCCAATGTGTCCTTACCAGAAAGTAGTCCATGAGTACCAGCTGTTGATATTTTTGGGCCAGGTTGTGTGTTCAGTTCTTGTGGTGTTTGGCCGGAAGCAAAGTCGGCAGATTTCACATTCGTATCATCTCCAAGCTGATGATGAGAAAATGACTTATGAGTGCTTCCTTCTGGATCAAAGGTTGTGGACTGGAAGTACACAGTGGACTCAGTAGCACTTGACGCAGCAGGATCATCAGTTGTAAAATGGACACTAACACTTGATGGAGTAACCGTATTTAGGTTAGTAGTGGTGACGATGAATGATGAAGAATCTTGCGTGTTTACCGGAGACCCAGAGCCATCGGGTCTAACATCGGCAGAAGAAACGCCAGCAGCGGACTGAGACACTTGACCTGCTTGACTTCCATGTGCGCGTGAGAGAGATCCTTGGCTGTTGGCAGAAGAGAGCTGCGTGCTGGACGACGCTCCCTCGTTTCCGACAGAGGACCCTTGAGCGCCGGGGACGGGCACTTGACCCCCGGCGAAGAGCGAGTGGAAGTCAAAGGAGGGCGCTTGGCCTCCGGCGAGAAAACCGAAGGGGAATTTGCTTCCACTGTTCCCAAAGGAAGCAGACTCGCCATTGGAATTGCCTCCAGAgaagaaactgaaacaaaaatattattaatgataaacgtggattattttttataaatacaattcattattattctttttaataaaGTCAATTTCTGGCCCTTAAATATAACTTCTAGGTATAGCATATCATTTTTgtagtttatatttatgtaaattaattAAATGTCTACATCAGATGCTATTCCACATTCAGCTGCTCAAGAATATGCAAATTAGTATTCACTTCACATGTATTAATCAGCATCAGAGGTCTGCTTATCAAACATCCCCCGAAAGCCCATCAAAACCCACCcggagaaggacgaggacgacgagtgGTCCGCCGAGGAAGACGACGAGTTGGAGGAAGAGTGACTGAAGTTGAAGCCGCTGCCGCTGGAGGTGTAGTTGCCCGAGGCGGAGTTCTggttggaggacgaggaggagttgGACGAAGTGGAGTTGGAGTGGAAGGAGAAGCCGGGCGCGGGGTGTGGCAGCTTTTCCTTGTGCAGGAAAGTCGGCCAGGCGGAGCAGGCTGCCACCAACGCCAGGGTCACGGTGCCCACGCGCACTGCGGGAACACTCCGGGCATGACGCTTGCACGATTTTATGAATGGACTAGCACGCCGTGGCGGAAATGTCACGGGCGTAATAAATATATCCTATTTCTGAATGCATTAGAGCAATGAATATGATGAACAACACTGTGGGTGTAAAGCTAAGAGAATTACAATGCAAAGTGGTAGTAAAAAGAGGTAAATATTCAATATTTGTGAGAGGGAGGCTCATGCGTGGTTTGATGTATGACGTAATCATACCGTAATGGAGAACAATAAGACATGTTCAGAGGCGTCTAAAAGGGATAAACCAGTAAAGGAAAAACGGTTATTTTTCATAcaggaatacacaaacacacacactcacatacacaaatatatgtacatatatatatatatatatatatatatatatatatatatatatatatgtgtgtgtgtgtgtgtgtgtgtgtgtgtgtgtgtgtgtgtgtgtgtgtgtgtgtgtgtgcgtgtgtgtgtgtgtgtatgtatatgttaatatttgtgtgttcatatatatatatatatatatatatatatatatatatatatatatatatatgtgtgtgtgtgtgtgtgtgtgtgtgtgtgtgtgtgtgtgtgtgtgtgtacgtatgtatatataaatatatataaataaataaacaaataaatatatagatagataaatatatgtaagcaaataaataagtgtatatatatatatatatatatatatatatatatatatatatacatatatatacagtgtgtgtgtgtgtgtgtgtgtgtgtgtgtgtgtgtgtgtgtgtgtgtgtatgtgtgtatacataaatacatacatgtatatatatgcatatatatatatatatatatatatatatatatatatatatatatatatttgtgtgtatatatatatatttatataaatatatatatatatatatatatatatatatatatatgtatatatataatgtgcacacccacacacacacacacacacacacacacacatatatatatatatatatatatatatatatatatatatatatatatatataaatatatgtatatatatatatgcatatatatatatatatatatatatatatatatatatatatatatatatacacacacagtgtgtgtgtgtgtgtgtgtgtgtgtgtgtgtgtgtgtgtgtgtgtgtgtgtgtgtgtgtgtgtgtgtgtgtgtgtgtgtatgtgtgtgtgtgtgtgtgtgtgtacatatatatatgtgtatatatatgtatatatatgtatacatatgtatatatttatatatgtatgcatatatatatatctatatatatgtgtgtgtgtgtattgatatatatatatatatatatataaatatatgaatatttatacatataaatatatatatatatatatatatatatatatgtatatatgtgtgtgtgtttgtgtgtgtgtgtgtgtgtgtgtgtgtgtgtgtgtgtgtgtgtgtatgtgtataaatatatctaaatcaataaacaaatgaatatatatagataaatgaataaataagtaaataaataaataaaggtgtgtatacacacacacacacacacacacacacacacacacacacatatatatatatatatatatatatgcatatatatttttatatatatatattatatatgtatatgtatacatgcatatatatatatatatatatatatatatatatatatatatatatatatatatgtctgtatatatatgtatatatacatatatatttatatatatgtatatatatacatatataaaacacaggcAAACGCACGCAACCAAGCCCCAGCCGACCGCAGCGGCGCCCTGCAGAGCCTGGCAGCAATCCCTTTCCGCAGCACCGTTATTTCCGCGCGACAAATCCTCTGTCCTCCGCCTCGCTCAATCCCGCGAGAAAACACCTGGAACACACTGGCACTTACTGCTGATTTCTTTACGCTTCGTCCGGGTGCCTGGGCGTGCTGGCAGTCGGCCGTACACTGTGCCATGCTTTAACTGGTTGACCTTTATATACCTTCCTCATACCTTGGCAGCAGAAACGGAAATCGACTACGCCTTGCGAAGACCCTGTGACGCATTTCACGTTGCGAAGCCGTCTTCGGGTTTGTGCATATCATTAAAAGTTTTTTCTAAGGTTCCATCGGGTTCCAGTTCCTGCCGTCGGGTGAGATATTGTTTACTAGGAAAGGTGTAATACGAATGCAATGGAAGTATTTTAAAATGACTTGTGTCATGAAGGTCTTCAGAGCATCAAGCATGAATGCCAAATCTGTTAAATAAATCTGAAACACAAATCACGACTAATACACTGAAGTAAAAGATTTTCACACAGTCATTCTGAATTCACATTTAAAATGTTACAATCACATCCAAAATATCGATCGTTTATATTGGTGTTCGTATAATTAgataaaatctaatttcccatGGTGTAAATATGTCGTTAGGCTTCAAcaatccccacctcccccccacactcatTCCAAAAGTAAATGTCATTTCAGTATGaggaataaaaaaacatttaaacataACGGCCAATTTCTTTTCAAGAGGAAGTAATTTCGTCGAAATGAGTTCGTCACGCAATCTCGAGGACGTTTGATCGGCGAAACCATTGCGAGGAGGCTGTGCTCTCGCTAGGCCGATTAAATACCGTATTTTTGtactgtctccgtttctctctatctTAGACATATCGATTACTAACCATTTGCTTTTCCGCTAAAAGGGAGTCGATAGCAAAGCTCCACAGAATCAGATGTGTCACTTTAAATTATGCAAGTCACTCCCCGTGTAATGCCACCGCGTCCTTTGGCAAAGGTAGGTACAGTAATTCAGGAATATTCTCAAGTAATCACACGTGGAAAAATTTGTACGAAAGatatgtttttacttttattcctcctctcttgaAAACTCAATTCAGTGTGACTAAACCTGAAGACAGACGGATAGGCAGGTAGATGGAAAGATGTtgccaaatattttatttttcttctctctctctttccatatattattttactgtttaACTCTACGTAGATTTGTTTATCAGATTGTTTATATTCTGTTTATTTGCTCAGTTTATTTATACTCTTATCTGTTTATTAAGATTTGCGCATTCATACCTGCGCCACTGCAATGTCACCTTCGTACACAGGGTCAATTGCATAGCTTTAAATCTATATAATTTTGACCTTATAAGCCTGTGCGAATGTAGGAGGTGGTGATTGCATATAATGATACACGCAGGTACATGTCTGCTTATGTTTGATCAAGagagtgtgtttattttgtttgtatgagggtgcacatacttatatatgtttaaatactgtAACTTTGTGTTTAATCATGCACTTCTTTTCAagtatttagtatgtatgtatgtatgtatgtatgtatgtatgtatgtatgtatgtatgtatgtatgtatgtatgtatgtatgtatgtatgtatgtatgcatgtatgtatgtatgtgtatgtctagggtgtaggattatatatattcttaactaCCGATCAACCTTTTCCTTTTCTGATAATCCTTAAGAGGATGAATGCCACATTTCGCCCTTTTCAGCTCAACAATTTCTTACCAATATCTGCCCAGTCACATTCCCTGGAACTGTGGAGACGTGAGGCTTCCTACTCGCAATATCTTTCCTTGATGAAAGAAAGCTCCGGGAGGTGAGTCATTCTcctaaataagaaaaaagaaaaaataataataaataaaaaaaagggagggagagagagagagagagagagagagagagagagagagagagagagagagagagagagagagagagagagagagagagagagagagagttagagagagagagagagagagagagagagaaagagagagagagagagagagagagagagagagagagagagagagagagagagagagagagagagagagagagagagagagagagagagagagagagagagagagagaaagagagagaaagagagagagaaagagagagagagagagatagagagagagagatagagaaaaaaaaaagagatagagagagagagagaggtttattgGCCTTACTTCATAATAGCGAAAGAAAAAGTTTATTTTATAATTCCCACCAGGTCCCCGTTTAGTTTCACGAGCGTGATTCTTTTAAAAACATCTCCTATATGTAGCTTCAGTCATCACTCTTAGTCTTATTTAATAATCTTGTGTTTGAATCAATTtcatcttaatattttttttctcctacttccgTTTTGGAAATGATTTCACTTACGATAGCTCCTCAGACATTTCCTCTGTCCTTGGCTAAATTTATTTGTGTGGCTTACTTCACTAGTACGAGTTTCAtacaaaggaaagaggaaaaaatagattgCGACATCCCCCTATGGAACAGACTTGTACCGGTTCCAGGAACACGTGACGTCACCGCTACTCTGCTTGGTACTGTTCCATCAGCTTGGGAACACGCGCGCACATAATCTCAGGTGCACATGCAAACGCAAACACTTGTActaacacgtgtatgtatgtacagacacacccaaagacacagacatattcacacacctaaacacacacgcatatccacacacctaaacacacatatcaatagacacacacacacacacacacacgactcccaccctcatccccaacacacacacacatacacgacaccacccccttcctccttcccctctaacacacgcacacgacctccccccccccccccctcctcctcaaatcaaacacacacgcactcccaaCCGGAAGAACACGCACGAATATGGCTTTTAACCCCTTGGTCTTATAGTAGGATATTCTTCGCAAggtcaagccccccccccccccccccccaccgttccCTCACCGCGGTGCCGTGTTAGTCAAGAGGCAGGCGACGCAGAGCCCTGCCGAGTTGCATaatgagagggtgggaagagCAACAGCTGCTAAAGGCGGCGACGAGTTGCAGCGAATGACAGAactggaagaagtggaagaagaaaaattgtgaaatggaaaaaagaggCTAATTTTGTTCGCAAGGGAATTAATAATGTACGGTTTTAAGGCGGCCAAGCTTGCGCTTGTTAGTGCCTGTGCTTTGATAATAATGTGGAATTCatacttattttgttttcatctttgcaATAGCCACTCATCTAAGTCGGCTTTTTttactgtatgtatgcacacacacacacacacacacacacacacacacatatatgtgtgtgtgtgtgtgtgtgtgtgtgtgtgtgtgtgtgtgtgtgtgtgtacatatatatatgtatatatatatacatatatatatgtgcacacacacacacacacacacacacacacacatatatatacatatatatatatatatatatatatatatatatatatatatgtacacatatatatgtatatatatacatatatatatatacatatatatacatatacacacatacacacacacatatatatatatatatatatatatatatatatatatatatatatatgtatatatatatatacatatatatatacatatatatatacatatgtatatgtatatatccatatacatatacttatatatatacatatatgtagatatacatatgcatatatacatacgcatatatacatatatatatatatatatatatatgtatgtatgtatacacacacacacacacacacacacacacacacacacacacacacacacacacacacacacacacacacatatatatatataatctatataatatataatttttttattttatttttttcattcctaaaaaaaaaaatcaaaaccattgttatttgttatatcaCGATGCAAAAAGAAACTTTTACTTTTGTATGACTTTAAAAAAAGATTACAATAATTTAAAGTCTTATAAATTTCGTATTTCTTATAAATTTCTTATTAGCCTGAAGTAAAAATGTCATTAAAAAAATGTATGCCACTCCACTTAGTTTTGCAGATGAGCGTGTCAACGACAGATTTGGCGAAAAAGCTTTCGAAAGTGGTGTCTCATCTTTCTATAAAACTTGTTTGTGTAAAATGTTTTAGTAATTTCTAACGTTACTTTATTACGCCACTGTAAACCGAATTTGCAACTGTGGCGCAGTGAAAATATTCAGTCTATGGTATCCTCTGCGATCATGATTTTTCAGCACTTAGCGACTGTACAGCGCAATCAGTCCTTGTTAAAATCTGGAGGGACAGTAAcagaatacagaaaataaatagcATTTTTGACATAGGttgttcgttaaaaaaaaaaattaaattatatcaCTCCATTTTAAAATCAAGACTGCCTCTTCAGTTCTGTTGGTCAGTTAATCGAAGTCAGAAGGCTGCCTGGTAGCTAAtatggtcatgtttatttactaCGTACCTCTAATAGATTGGCCCTTTCTGCCTCTGCTTCGGGAGTTGTCCAGCCCTTGGTGCCCTCACTCTCAGGACAGGCTACAAATATGCATCATATTTCTTGTTTACATTATCTCAAATTGTTTAAATTTATAATAGCATTTTACAAGAAATCATGGAAGGCAAcaggaaaggaatatatatatatatatatatatatatatatatatatatatatatatatatgtatatatataaatatatatatatatatatatatatatatatatatagatatatacacacacacacacacacacacacacacacacacacacacacacatatatatatatatatatatatatatatatatatatatatatatatatatatatatgtatgtatgtatgtatgtatacacacacgcacacaaacacacacatacacacacatatatatgtgtgtgtgtgtgtatatataaatatgtatatatgtatatatatatatatatagacacatatatatacataactatatatgtatatatatatatatatatatatatatatatatatatagacacatgtgcacacatttgtaaatatatacatatatatatatatatatatatatatatatatatatatatatatatgaatatatgtttagatattgatatagatatacattatcatctacatgtaccaccatggcgttagaAGTCCTGTGGTGACGGACGTCAGCTCAAAGTATgctgtgaaagatggaataatgcaataccgcattgatatatatcatatatatacgaatacacctcagtatatctgac from Penaeus chinensis breed Huanghai No. 1 chromosome 24, ASM1920278v2, whole genome shotgun sequence includes these protein-coding regions:
- the LOC125038201 gene encoding hyphally regulated cell wall protein 3-like, with the translated sequence MRVGTVTLALVAACSAWPTFLHKEKLPHPAPGFSFHSNSTSSNSSSSSNQNSASGNYTSSGSGFNFSHSSSNSSSSSADHSSSSSFSGFFSGGNSNGESASFGNSGSKFPFGFLAGGQAPSFDFHSLFAGGQVPVPGAQGSSVGNEGASSSTQLSSANSQGSLSRAHGSQAGQVSQSAAGVSSADVRPDGSGSPVNTQDSSSFIVTTTNLNTVTPSSVSVHFTTDDPAASSATESTVYFQSTTFDPEGSTHKSFSHHQLGDDTNVKSADFASGQTPQELNTQPGPKISTAGTHGLLSGKDTLARNTQELLSDKEFGFASFHFQTSTVSFQPDTQEAVTTVTPSDFDLPLDGFQKDHFDHSTGTQDPSIQLETGSQRHQNDKHGLTDGQQSQDSHSRTEGIEYNFQSTQDTPSTGLQQPSFDYQSENEDSGAITTDFLNFQQTNEAQKPEFLLKSDVSDAENQEASFRLQDTPQASSFGFPSNTNHFASATVGSAAGTGSSISKTGSSSEYQSATNSFFSSTQAPISSDVPASPSASQFDYDYHNDDSTTLLSTSPVVTKPAFPPFPSSAGDLPAPQSHLPSTGFQVGTSDSSVQAEVPSSGVQSDFSLSGSGTSAPDFQFNTGFSLNQDYDTQESSYSEQPNTHSGISDASVDIHALKSGSHNTRELASGSESVSDSPSRCSKNFWRRAKQYPQLFC
- the LOC125038202 gene encoding dentin sialophosphoprotein-like; the protein is MMPSAADNQFHQLSSTINQLSSSDNHEADNQFSSDSAADREFSSSVNKFSSTDNEYSSSDDYDNQFPSTSNQFSPSNNFDSSNTQFTSINSQVLDSTDSATEDQSSSFDTYDSTTDGHFKSDSSVQLSPSDSRNAATGSPFSSSGSHDSQVGAHFSASGSQGSLFAFTSSGQASGSSSGYASHGVKRPSSLGQRSGSGVVGSSGLTGFIVHLTGRGSVHAGACPTLRKDCDPGRSAPRTCLNDSSCGPSEKCCFDTCSAALWVCTPSVSPA